A single window of Vibrio sp. HB236076 DNA harbors:
- a CDS encoding FAD:protein FMN transferase: MRYFITKRQTSALFTLLSVFLVACSEPVNTVKLQGPTMGTQYNITYLATADTPSSEQISAGVSERLEQVNQQMSTYRPDSELSQFNQSRSLTSFPVSAPVRTVVKEAIRLNHLTQGALDVTVGPLVNLWGFGPDAQPVTIPTDEQLSALKESVGIEWLSVTETGLQKKKPQLYVDLSTIAKGWGVDVLADYLSEQGIENYLVEVGGEIRTHGHNAAGQVWRIAIEKPTAEQRVIQTVIQAKDMAMATSGDYRNYHEVDGVRYSHIIDPATGKPIHHKVVSVTVLDKSSMTADGLATGLMVLGAEKGIDVAEQHQIPVLMIVKTPDGYKEMASAAFKPYLSQK, translated from the coding sequence ATGAGATATTTTATAACCAAACGTCAAACGTCGGCATTATTTACTTTGTTGAGCGTGTTTTTGGTCGCTTGCTCTGAGCCAGTTAATACGGTGAAGTTACAAGGCCCCACCATGGGCACGCAATACAACATTACCTATTTAGCGACAGCGGATACCCCCTCTTCAGAGCAAATCTCAGCGGGAGTCAGTGAGCGTTTAGAGCAAGTTAATCAACAAATGTCGACTTACCGCCCAGACTCAGAACTGAGCCAGTTCAATCAATCTCGTTCATTAACGTCGTTCCCCGTTTCTGCCCCAGTCCGCACGGTAGTCAAAGAAGCTATTCGCCTTAACCACTTGACCCAAGGCGCACTGGATGTCACGGTTGGGCCGTTAGTTAACCTCTGGGGCTTTGGCCCAGACGCTCAGCCGGTAACCATACCGACTGATGAGCAGTTGTCGGCACTTAAAGAGTCGGTGGGTATTGAGTGGCTATCGGTGACAGAGACCGGCTTGCAAAAGAAGAAACCACAGTTGTATGTCGATTTGTCGACCATTGCTAAGGGGTGGGGGGTCGATGTTTTGGCCGACTATTTATCTGAGCAAGGGATTGAGAATTACCTGGTTGAAGTGGGCGGTGAAATTCGCACTCATGGTCATAACGCCGCTGGTCAAGTCTGGCGTATTGCCATAGAGAAACCGACAGCGGAACAACGCGTGATCCAAACCGTCATTCAAGCGAAAGATATGGCAATGGCGACGTCGGGTGACTATCGAAATTACCACGAAGTCGATGGTGTTCGTTATTCACACATTATCGATCCTGCGACCGGTAAACCTATCCATCACAAGGTGGTTTCTGTTACAGTATTGGACAAGTCGTCAATGACAGCCGATGGATTGGCGACAGGGCTAATGGTGCTTGGTGCAGAAAAAGGGATTGATGTGGCAGAACAACATCAAATACCAGTACTGATGATTGTCAAAACGCCTGATGGTTATAAAGAAATGGCGTCAGCAGCGTTTAAACCTTATCTCAGTCAAAAATAA
- the nqrM gene encoding (Na+)-NQR maturation NqrM codes for MSTFLITFGFFLAVILAMAVGYIFQRKVVRGSCGGLGAVGIERVCNCPEPCDARKKREARAERRAQQLAAWEKDRIA; via the coding sequence ATGAGTACATTTTTAATTACTTTCGGTTTTTTCTTGGCCGTGATTTTGGCCATGGCGGTGGGGTATATCTTTCAGCGCAAAGTGGTCCGTGGCAGTTGTGGCGGTTTGGGCGCGGTGGGTATTGAACGCGTTTGTAACTGTCCTGAGCCTTGTGATGCGAGAAAAAAACGCGAAGCAAGGGCTGAACGTCGCGCTCAGCAATTGGCCGCTTGGGAAAAAGATCGCATTGCTTAA